A region of Micromonospora sp. WMMD882 DNA encodes the following proteins:
- a CDS encoding pyridoxamine 5'-phosphate oxidase family protein, with protein MSREPTTEADARRRVTELVREARICMLTTIGVDGRQVSRPMALQEAEFDGDLWFFTHAESAKVRQIRVNPEVNVAFSDQRRHAWVSVSGSARESVDRGRAERLWHPLLRTWFPDGPDTPGLTLLRVHASSAQYWDSPGGAVVHLVGLARAAVTGRPPEPGDNRSVSYERSSDA; from the coding sequence ATGAGCCGTGAGCCGACCACGGAGGCCGACGCCCGGCGCCGGGTCACCGAACTGGTACGTGAGGCGCGGATCTGCATGTTGACCACGATCGGCGTCGACGGCCGGCAGGTCAGTCGCCCGATGGCCCTGCAGGAGGCCGAGTTCGACGGCGACCTGTGGTTCTTCACCCACGCCGAATCGGCGAAGGTCCGCCAGATCCGGGTGAACCCGGAGGTCAACGTCGCCTTCAGCGACCAGCGCCGGCACGCCTGGGTCTCGGTCTCCGGCTCGGCCCGGGAGAGCGTCGACCGGGGGCGGGCCGAGCGACTCTGGCATCCGCTGCTGCGGACCTGGTTCCCGGACGGCCCGGACACCCCGGGGCTGACCCTGCTGCGGGTGCACGCCAGCTCGGCCCAGTACTGGGACTCGCCGGGCGGCGCCGTGGTCCACCTCGTCGGGCTGGCCCGGGCGGCGGTGACCGGACGGCCGCCGGAGCCCGGCGACAACCGGTCGGTCAGTTACGAACGGTCGTCCGATGCGTGA
- a CDS encoding polyadenylate-specific 3'-exoribonuclease AS — MVYRYFYDCEFIEDGRTIDLVSIGVVDEHGREFYAVSTEFDDSRAVPWVRRNVLDKLPSPADRAWRSRGRIRDDLLDFLVEPVRDRPDEPIELWAWYAAYDHVVLAQLWGSMTALPREIPRFTKELRQLWDDRGRPALPTADSARHDALVDARHNLARWRAMTGG; from the coding sequence ATGGTCTACCGCTATTTCTACGACTGTGAGTTCATCGAGGACGGCCGCACCATCGACCTCGTGTCGATCGGCGTCGTCGACGAGCACGGCCGGGAGTTCTACGCCGTCTCCACCGAGTTCGACGACTCCCGGGCGGTGCCCTGGGTGCGCCGCAACGTGCTCGACAAGCTGCCGTCGCCCGCCGACCGGGCCTGGCGTTCCCGGGGCCGGATCCGCGACGACCTGCTCGACTTCCTGGTCGAGCCGGTACGCGACCGACCGGACGAGCCGATCGAGCTGTGGGCCTGGTACGCCGCCTACGACCACGTGGTGCTGGCCCAGCTCTGGGGCTCGATGACCGCGCTGCCCCGGGAGATCCCCCGGTTCACCAAGGAGCTGCGCCAGCTCTGGGACGACCGGGGCCGCCCGGCGCTGCCCACCGCCGACTCGGCCCGGCACGACGCGCTCGTCGACGCCCGGCACAACCTGGCCCGCTGGCGGGCCATGACCGGCGGCTGA
- a CDS encoding 6-phosphofructokinase yields MRIGVLTGGGDCPGLNAVIRAVVRKGVASYGHEFVGFRDGWKGPLEGLSRPLGIAEVRGILPRGGTILGSSRTNPFKIENGVERIKQNLADQGVDALIAIGGEDTLGVATKLHELDVKVIGVPKTIDNDLGATDYTFGFDTAVNIAMEAIDRLHTTAESHHRTLVVEVMGRHAGWIALHAGLAGGANVILLPERQFDVEQVAGYVEKRFQHQYAPIVVVAEGAQPLDGQMVLHNQELDAFGHVRLGGIGQWLAEQLEAKTGKEARTVVLGHIQRGGTPTAFDRVLATRLGLQAIDAAHEGDWGKMVAMQSTDIVRVPLAEATRELKTVPLERYTEAEVFFGS; encoded by the coding sequence ATGCGTATCGGCGTGCTCACCGGCGGTGGCGACTGCCCCGGTCTCAACGCGGTGATCCGGGCGGTGGTCCGCAAGGGCGTCGCCAGCTACGGCCACGAGTTCGTGGGCTTCCGAGACGGTTGGAAGGGCCCGCTGGAGGGCCTGTCCAGGCCGCTGGGCATTGCCGAGGTGCGGGGCATCCTGCCGCGCGGCGGCACCATTCTCGGCTCGTCCCGCACCAACCCGTTCAAGATCGAGAACGGGGTGGAGAGGATCAAGCAGAACCTCGCCGACCAGGGCGTGGACGCCCTGATCGCGATCGGCGGCGAGGACACCCTCGGCGTCGCCACCAAGCTGCACGAGCTGGACGTCAAGGTCATCGGCGTGCCGAAGACCATCGACAACGACCTGGGCGCCACCGACTACACCTTCGGCTTCGACACCGCCGTCAACATCGCCATGGAGGCGATCGACCGGCTGCACACCACCGCGGAGAGCCACCACCGCACCCTGGTCGTCGAGGTCATGGGCCGGCACGCCGGCTGGATCGCCCTGCACGCCGGCCTGGCCGGCGGCGCGAACGTGATCCTGCTGCCGGAGCGGCAGTTCGACGTCGAGCAGGTGGCCGGCTACGTCGAGAAGCGCTTCCAGCACCAGTACGCCCCGATCGTCGTCGTCGCCGAGGGCGCGCAGCCGCTCGACGGCCAGATGGTGCTGCACAACCAGGAGCTGGACGCGTTCGGCCACGTCCGCCTCGGCGGCATCGGCCAGTGGCTGGCCGAGCAGCTCGAGGCGAAGACCGGCAAGGAGGCCCGCACGGTCGTGCTCGGGCACATCCAGCGCGGCGGCACCCCGACCGCGTTCGACCGGGTGCTCGCCACCCGGCTCGGCCTCCAGGCGATCGACGCCGCCCACGAGGGCGACTGGGGCAAGATGGTCGCCATGCAGAGCACGGACATCGTCCGGGTCCCGCTGGCCGAGGCCACCCGCGAGCTGAAGACCGTGCCCCTGGAGCGCTACACCGAAGCCGAGGTCTTCTTCGGCAGCTAA
- a CDS encoding Crp/Fnr family transcriptional regulator, which translates to MEMRLPEPGDALTGVEMFAGLEPEVRQRVIAAAVPRTYRKGQLLFVENDPGESLIVLRRGAVAVFRTAPTGERAVLSVIRPPDVLGEVSLLDASTRSASAEAIEDCSALALSRPAFMELVHSNPRILDAVMRSLGGLIRRLTEQNADHVFLDLPGRVAKTLVRLAGESQAPMITIELNQSQLAEMAGGSRQSVNQAIGSFASRGWLRTEGRRIVVTDVSALRRRAGMADR; encoded by the coding sequence GTGGAAATGCGGCTGCCGGAGCCGGGTGACGCGCTCACGGGAGTGGAGATGTTCGCCGGCCTCGAGCCGGAGGTCCGCCAGCGGGTCATCGCGGCGGCGGTCCCGCGCACGTACCGCAAGGGGCAGTTGCTCTTCGTGGAGAACGACCCGGGCGAGTCGCTGATCGTGCTCCGGCGGGGCGCGGTCGCCGTCTTCCGCACCGCGCCCACCGGCGAGCGGGCCGTGCTGTCGGTGATCCGCCCGCCGGACGTGCTCGGCGAGGTCTCGCTGCTGGACGCCTCCACCCGGTCCGCCTCGGCCGAGGCGATCGAGGACTGCAGCGCCCTGGCGCTGTCCCGCCCCGCCTTCATGGAGCTGGTGCATTCCAACCCGCGCATCCTGGACGCGGTGATGCGGTCGCTGGGCGGTCTGATCCGCCGGTTGACCGAGCAGAACGCCGACCATGTCTTCCTCGACCTGCCGGGGCGGGTGGCCAAGACGCTGGTCCGGTTGGCCGGCGAGAGTCAGGCCCCCATGATCACCATCGAGCTGAACCAGTCGCAGTTGGCGGAGATGGCCGGTGGTTCCCGGCAGAGCGTCAACCAGGCGATCGGCTCGTTCGCCAGTCGGGGCTGGCTGCGCACCGAGGGCCGGCGGATCGTGGTCACCGACGTGTCGGCGCTGCGCCGCCGGGCGGGCATGGCCGACCGCTGA